In Deinococcus proteolyticus MRP, a single genomic region encodes these proteins:
- a CDS encoding S8 family serine peptidase produces the protein MKSRLNQPRLSLFGAGLGLSLLLASCGSQTTVPAQPGAGQPSAGQPAAPVISGDHIERQLIVGLQAGASADEVAALLGARVVDVSPRLNAALLELPTGQALAKAAGLLRSSPLVRYAEPNYVATRPASPQSSNPLGAQSMYGGLNDPEIGYQWFLRNMKAEEAWKKSTGKGVRIGVADEDIDRHHPDLAANMAYPGFDAPNKALITPETPHDGVGEHGTWVAGTAAAVGNNGIGGAGVAPDAKVVPLTITHSDSGASYWDSANAFVWSVTGPDGKVAGEAGDGDTPAGHKGYVDVLNYSFGGDNYSQILREGIQFVLQHGVVFVTSAGNTPTAGSGSAAWVPGVVSVAATTATDTRTTFSNRGGHLSVAAPGENIWVPGTRVHTADPSENNYAYVNGTSFAGPATAGAAALILSAAMKGGPVNLTPAQVRHILEDTAYSPTGGYTTDLGYGVVRADRAVDMALNDAPNRVEKGASLDMRFVAQSDPSVGIPLVGVTLKGSERRPDQLLYGQSSAGEFVYSSGHASFYEIDAGDYQLFASGPRPILTGITPGSSVARVSLAPGERRTLGDQAGVPLDVELPADPYEPNNAAGQATPIAYGQAVEAVMSERDTDLYRFSAQAGETAFVNTQTLLGSPNLKLRVLAASGTELAANTSFRSGLRDAALKFQVPASGEYLIEVTDEGVGGAFNTYLLGVTQWKGVAPEQNEAGRVSGETFSGVDWTKATAAAVGEAYEATLATNADVDTFRLSARAGQTLVIDTLAHGSGIPDLVLGLFNAQGQLLASNDDFTSQDSLVTFKVPSDGEYFVAAASYNGESKGTYTISFMQEAAQ, from the coding sequence ATGAAATCCCGCCTGAATCAGCCCCGCTTGAGTCTCTTCGGTGCCGGCCTGGGCCTGTCGCTGCTGCTGGCCAGCTGCGGTAGCCAGACCACTGTTCCCGCCCAACCGGGTGCAGGCCAACCCAGCGCGGGCCAGCCTGCGGCCCCTGTGATCAGCGGCGACCACATCGAGCGTCAGCTGATTGTGGGCCTACAGGCCGGCGCTTCCGCTGACGAAGTGGCGGCCCTGCTGGGCGCCCGCGTGGTGGACGTCAGCCCCCGGCTGAATGCGGCGCTGCTGGAACTGCCCACCGGACAAGCCCTTGCCAAGGCTGCCGGCCTGCTGCGGTCCAGCCCACTGGTGCGCTACGCCGAGCCCAACTATGTGGCGACCCGCCCGGCCAGCCCCCAGAGCAGCAACCCGCTGGGCGCCCAGAGCATGTACGGCGGCCTGAACGACCCGGAAATCGGCTACCAGTGGTTCCTGCGCAACATGAAGGCCGAGGAAGCCTGGAAAAAGTCCACCGGTAAAGGGGTCCGCATCGGCGTGGCCGACGAGGACATTGACCGGCACCACCCCGACCTGGCGGCCAACATGGCTTACCCCGGTTTCGACGCCCCCAACAAGGCCCTGATTACCCCCGAGACGCCCCATGACGGCGTGGGAGAACACGGCACCTGGGTGGCCGGCACCGCTGCCGCCGTGGGCAACAACGGTATCGGCGGCGCGGGCGTGGCCCCGGACGCCAAAGTCGTTCCGCTGACCATCACCCACAGCGATTCGGGCGCTTCGTACTGGGATTCAGCCAACGCCTTCGTGTGGTCCGTGACCGGCCCCGACGGCAAAGTGGCCGGCGAGGCCGGTGACGGGGACACCCCGGCCGGGCATAAGGGATACGTGGACGTGCTGAACTACTCGTTCGGCGGCGACAACTACTCGCAGATTCTGCGCGAAGGTATTCAGTTCGTGCTGCAGCACGGCGTGGTCTTCGTGACTTCGGCTGGCAACACCCCCACGGCAGGCTCCGGCTCGGCGGCGTGGGTGCCCGGCGTGGTGTCGGTGGCGGCCACCACCGCGACCGATACCCGCACCACCTTTTCCAACCGTGGCGGCCATCTCAGCGTGGCGGCCCCCGGCGAAAATATCTGGGTGCCCGGCACCCGCGTGCATACGGCCGACCCCAGCGAGAACAACTACGCCTATGTGAACGGCACCTCGTTTGCAGGCCCTGCGACGGCCGGTGCCGCCGCCCTGATTCTGTCGGCGGCCATGAAAGGCGGCCCGGTCAACCTGACTCCTGCGCAGGTGCGCCACATTCTGGAAGACACCGCCTACAGCCCCACGGGCGGCTACACCACCGACCTGGGCTACGGCGTGGTCCGGGCTGACCGCGCTGTGGATATGGCCCTGAACGACGCTCCCAACCGGGTGGAAAAGGGCGCCAGCCTAGACATGCGCTTTGTGGCGCAGTCGGACCCCAGTGTGGGCATTCCGCTGGTGGGCGTGACCCTCAAGGGCTCCGAGCGCCGCCCCGACCAGCTGCTGTACGGCCAGTCTTCGGCAGGCGAGTTCGTGTACTCTTCGGGCCACGCCAGCTTCTATGAAATCGACGCGGGCGACTACCAGCTGTTCGCTTCCGGCCCCCGCCCCATCCTGACCGGCATCACTCCCGGCAGCAGCGTGGCAAGGGTCAGCCTGGCACCGGGCGAGCGGCGCACCCTGGGCGACCAGGCCGGTGTGCCGCTGGACGTGGAACTGCCCGCCGACCCTTACGAGCCAAACAATGCCGCAGGTCAGGCCACGCCTATCGCTTACGGCCAGGCCGTAGAAGCCGTGATGAGCGAGCGCGACACCGACCTGTACCGCTTCAGCGCTCAGGCCGGCGAGACGGCGTTCGTCAACACCCAGACCCTGCTGGGGTCGCCCAACCTGAAACTGCGCGTGCTGGCCGCCAGCGGCACCGAGCTGGCCGCCAACACCAGCTTCCGCAGCGGCCTGCGCGACGCCGCACTCAAGTTCCAGGTGCCGGCGAGCGGTGAGTACCTGATAGAAGTGACCGACGAGGGAGTCGGCGGCGCCTTCAACACCTATCTGCTGGGCGTCACCCAGTGGAAGGGTGTGGCCCCCGAACAGAACGAAGCCGGCCGCGTGAGTGGCGAGACCTTCAGCGGTGTGGACTGGACCAAGGCCACTGCAGCCGCTGTAGGCGAAGCTTACGAAGCCACCCTGGCGACCAACGCCGATGTGGACACGTTCCGCCTGAGTGCCCGCGCAGGCCAGACCCTGGTGATCGATACCCTGGCGCACGGAAGCGGCATCCCTGACCTGGTGCTGGGCCTGTTCAACGCCCAGGGTCAGCTGCTGGCCAGCAACGACGACTTCACCAGCCAGGACTCGCTGGTGACCTTCAAGGTGCCCAGCGACGGTGAATACTTCGTGGCCGCCGCCAGCTACAACGGTGAGAGCAAAGGCACCTACACCATCAGCTTCATGCAGGAAGCTGCCCAATAA